From Streptomyces sp. NBC_00237, a single genomic window includes:
- a CDS encoding S41 family peptidase: MRVPTEESTQESARESARESARESAREPTPDHPAPAYLRFPHLHGDTLAFVAEDDLWVAPLAPAGQTPGRAWRLTVDRTRVGHPRFSPDGRHLAYTTWRSLDPEIHVVPVEGGPSRRLSYWGSVDARVCGWTPDGQILAVSSHGQPFSYFSWAYTLPTDGSPGGRLPWGPVSDLAVTDTLPDCTGERRTLLLTGTPPHEPAAWKRYRGGATGRLWLHGERLLPDLNGHLSSPMFVGDRIAFLSDHEGVGNLYSCRPDGSDLRRHTDHDAFYARHASASADGTRVVYQCAGDLWLVDDFSPTGTPRKLDVRLGGPRTGRRAYQIPAAGHVGGLAVDATGRASAVSVRGSLYWLTHRDGPARTIADTPGVRVRLPEMLGPSGQVAFVTDAEGEDAVEIAYLPRAAGAGGARRLASGQLGRVHELVADPDGTRIAVASHDGRLLILNVTEGEESLTEVIRSLNGPVRDLAFSPDGAWLTWSHPGIGRSLRQIKMARIQPREGQGTTGGATTLIVDVTNGRFEDENPVFTSDGRYLAFLSWRGFDPVYDVHTGDLSFPLGCRPYLVPLSSATPSPFALSPDGRPAAGGLDPDDASEGDGTVTVEVEGLANRVTPFPVAASKYSSLSAVSGGGLVWLRWPISGALGETFANPADTSGRPTLEHFDLAKARKTELADDLEWFAISGDGTRLVIVEDGEIRAVPATERGDNDSTVHLDLRRILHDVDPGAEWRQSYAEAGRIINSYFWEPDMGGIDWPGVLDQYRPLVERVASPDEFADLLREVLGELGTSHAYVAAARRNEGPPHYQRAMGLLGANFYVKDGNWTVSRILPGDSSDSKARSPLAGTGIRVGAILTHVDGRPVDPVAGPFPLLSAAGGTTVELTFLPEATPPQEVRPRRIAVVPLVDERPLRYQDWVAKRREVVRDLSGGKCGYLHIPDMGGSGWAQFNRDLRLEVSRPALIVDVRGNAGGNISELVIEKLTRRILGWDLTRDAQPVSYASNAPRGPVVALADEATSSDGDMITAAFRLLSLGPVVGQRTWGGVVGMTGRHPLGDGTVITVPMNAAWFDEYGWAVENHGVAPDIEALRTPLDWAEGRYAVLDDAVKLALDLLATTPAAAPPDYSTVPDKRRPRLPPR, translated from the coding sequence ATGCGAGTGCCCACAGAGGAGTCCACCCAGGAATCCGCCCGGGAGTCCGCCCGGGAATCCGCCCGGGAATCCGCCCGGGAGCCCACCCCCGACCACCCCGCCCCCGCCTACCTCCGTTTCCCGCACCTCCACGGCGACACCCTCGCCTTCGTCGCCGAGGACGACCTCTGGGTGGCCCCCCTCGCCCCCGCCGGGCAGACCCCGGGCCGGGCCTGGCGGCTGACCGTGGACCGCACCCGGGTCGGGCACCCGCGCTTCTCCCCGGACGGGCGGCACCTCGCGTACACGACGTGGCGCAGCCTGGACCCCGAAATCCACGTGGTCCCCGTCGAAGGCGGCCCCTCGCGACGCCTCTCCTACTGGGGCTCGGTGGACGCCCGGGTCTGCGGCTGGACCCCGGACGGCCAGATCCTCGCCGTCTCCTCCCACGGCCAGCCCTTCTCGTACTTCTCCTGGGCCTACACCCTCCCCACGGACGGCAGCCCCGGCGGCAGGCTCCCCTGGGGCCCGGTCTCCGACCTCGCCGTCACGGACACCCTCCCCGACTGCACCGGCGAACGCCGCACGCTCCTCCTCACGGGCACTCCCCCGCACGAGCCCGCCGCCTGGAAGCGCTACCGGGGCGGCGCGACGGGCCGCCTGTGGCTGCACGGCGAACGCCTCCTCCCGGACCTGAACGGGCACCTGTCCTCGCCGATGTTCGTGGGCGACCGGATCGCGTTCCTCTCCGACCACGAGGGCGTGGGCAACCTCTACTCCTGCCGCCCCGACGGCTCCGACCTGCGCCGCCACACCGACCACGACGCCTTCTACGCCCGGCACGCGTCCGCCTCCGCCGACGGCACCCGCGTCGTCTACCAGTGCGCGGGCGACCTCTGGCTCGTCGACGACTTCTCGCCCACCGGGACCCCGCGCAAGCTGGACGTCCGCCTCGGCGGCCCCCGCACCGGCCGCCGCGCGTACCAGATCCCGGCGGCGGGCCACGTGGGCGGCCTCGCCGTCGACGCCACCGGACGGGCGAGCGCGGTCTCCGTCCGGGGCAGCCTGTACTGGCTGACCCACCGCGACGGCCCGGCCCGTACGATCGCGGACACGCCGGGGGTACGGGTCCGGCTCCCGGAGATGCTGGGCCCCAGCGGCCAGGTCGCCTTCGTCACGGACGCGGAGGGCGAGGACGCCGTCGAGATCGCGTACCTCCCCCGGGCGGCCGGGGCGGGGGGCGCGCGCCGCCTCGCCTCCGGCCAACTGGGCCGCGTGCACGAGCTGGTGGCGGACCCGGACGGCACGCGGATCGCCGTGGCCTCCCACGACGGCCGCCTCCTGATCCTCAACGTCACCGAGGGCGAGGAATCCCTCACCGAGGTGATCCGCTCCCTGAACGGCCCGGTCCGCGACCTGGCCTTCTCCCCCGACGGGGCGTGGCTGACCTGGTCGCACCCGGGCATCGGCCGCTCGCTGCGCCAGATCAAGATGGCGCGGATCCAGCCCAGGGAGGGCCAGGGAACGACGGGTGGCGCGACGACCCTCATCGTGGACGTCACCAACGGCCGCTTCGAGGACGAGAACCCCGTCTTCACCAGCGACGGCCGCTACCTCGCCTTCCTCTCCTGGCGCGGTTTCGACCCGGTGTACGACGTCCACACGGGCGACCTCTCCTTCCCTCTCGGCTGCCGCCCGTACCTCGTCCCCCTCTCCTCCGCGACCCCCTCCCCCTTCGCGCTCTCGCCCGACGGCCGCCCGGCGGCGGGCGGGCTGGACCCCGACGACGCCTCCGAAGGCGACGGAACGGTGACCGTCGAGGTCGAGGGCCTCGCGAACCGCGTCACCCCCTTCCCCGTGGCGGCCTCCAAGTACTCGTCCCTCTCCGCCGTGAGCGGGGGCGGCCTGGTCTGGCTGCGCTGGCCGATCTCCGGGGCCCTCGGCGAGACCTTCGCGAACCCCGCCGACACCTCGGGCCGCCCCACGCTGGAACACTTCGACCTCGCCAAGGCGCGTAAGACGGAACTGGCCGACGACCTCGAATGGTTCGCCATCAGCGGCGACGGCACGCGCCTGGTCATCGTCGAGGACGGCGAGATCCGCGCCGTCCCCGCCACGGAACGCGGCGACAACGACTCCACCGTCCACCTGGACCTGCGCCGCATCCTGCACGACGTGGATCCCGGCGCGGAGTGGCGCCAGTCCTACGCCGAAGCGGGCCGCATCATCAACTCCTACTTCTGGGAACCGGACATGGGCGGCATCGACTGGCCCGGAGTCCTCGACCAGTACCGCCCGCTCGTCGAACGGGTGGCCTCCCCCGACGAGTTCGCGGACCTGCTGCGCGAAGTGCTCGGCGAACTGGGCACGTCCCACGCGTACGTGGCCGCCGCCCGCCGCAACGAGGGCCCGCCGCACTACCAGCGCGCGATGGGCCTCCTGGGCGCGAACTTCTACGTCAAGGACGGCAATTGGACCGTCTCGCGCATCCTGCCGGGCGACTCGTCCGACTCGAAGGCCCGCTCGCCCCTCGCCGGTACGGGAATCCGGGTGGGCGCGATCCTCACCCATGTGGACGGCCGCCCGGTGGACCCGGTGGCGGGCCCCTTCCCGCTCCTCTCGGCCGCAGGCGGCACCACGGTCGAACTGACCTTCCTCCCGGAGGCCACCCCTCCCCAGGAGGTCCGCCCCCGCCGCATCGCGGTCGTACCCCTCGTCGACGAACGCCCGCTCCGCTATCAGGACTGGGTGGCCAAACGCCGCGAAGTCGTCCGGGACCTGAGCGGCGGCAAGTGCGGCTACCTCCACATCCCGGACATGGGCGGCTCGGGCTGGGCCCAGTTCAACCGGGACCTCCGCCTGGAGGTCTCCCGCCCGGCCCTGATCGTCGACGTACGCGGAAACGCGGGCGGCAACATCAGCGAGCTCGTCATCGAGAAGCTCACCCGCCGCATCCTCGGCTGGGACCTGACCCGCGACGCCCAACCCGTCTCCTACGCCTCCAACGCCCCCCGGGGCCCGGTCGTGGCCCTCGCCGACGAGGCGACCTCGTCCGACGGCGACATGATCACCGCCGCTTTCCGTCTGCTCTCGCTGGGCCCTGTGGTCGGCCAGCGCACGTGGGGCGGCGTGGTGGGCATGACCGGCCGCCACCCGCTCGGCGACGGCACGGTCATCACGGTCCCGATGAACGCGGCCTGGTTCGACGAATACGGCTGGGCCGTCGAAAACCACGGCGTCGCCCCGGACATCGAGGCCCTGCGCACCCCACTGGACTGGGCGGAAGGCCGCTACGCGGTCCTGGACGACGCGGTGAAGCTGGCCCTGGACCTCCTCGCGACGACCCCGGCGGCGGCCCCACCCGACTACTCCACCGTCCCCGACAAACGCCGCCCCCGACTCCCGCCCCGCTAG